One Malaclemys terrapin pileata isolate rMalTer1 chromosome 7, rMalTer1.hap1, whole genome shotgun sequence genomic region harbors:
- the LOC128840293 gene encoding cystatin-like — MADNTKWEALGVGPPAYILAPHPQLWPLSAMAFPAAVAGPWLCLLLLLGVPLTLGASIPGGLHNVSVSDPEVQQAAQVAVKTYNDRNNCIYYSKGLQVLSAQRQVVSRIVLYLTMELVQTLCTKNQGGVVDPNKCPLPPPSQQMKVRCNFQIWSQTWLKKTEIDFRCNSGFH, encoded by the exons ATGGCAGACAACACCAAATGGGAGGCCCTG GGGGTGGGGCCCCCTGCCTATATCTTAgcaccccatccccagctctggccaCTCTCAGCCATGGCGTTCCCTGCAGCAGTGGCAGGTCCCTGGCTTTGCTTGCTGCTCCTCCTGGGGGTTCCCCTCACTCTGGGGGCCTCTATTCCTGGGGGGCTGCACAATGTGTCAGTGTCAGACCCAGAAGTCCAGCAGGCAGCACAAGTAGCCGTAAAGACCTACAACGACCGCAATAATTGCATATACTACAGCAAGGGGCTGCAGGTGCTGAGCGCCCAGAGACAG GTCGTGTCCAGGATCGTGCTATATCTGACCATGGAGCTGGTGCAGACATTGTGCACGAAAAACCAAGGTGGCGTTGTGGATCCTAACAagtgccccctgccacccccatcccagcagaTG AAAGTGCGCTGTAACTTCCAGATCTGGTCTCAGACTTGGCTCAAGAAGACAGAGATAGACTTTCGCTGCAATTCTGGCTTTCACTGA